A single genomic interval of Caballeronia sp. SL2Y3 harbors:
- a CDS encoding molybdopterin cofactor-binding domain-containing protein gives MNQRDTGFADINARVADNAAAAPERHVGRPMPRFEDPAILTGRGRYGDDLAVKPGTLQAAILRSPHAHADIVSIDTEAASKLHGVRAILTRDDLRPWSRPFVVGVKSPMEQWALAMDRVRYVGEPVAVVMAESRAIAEDAMDLIKVEYALRDAVTSIDQAVQDDSPVLHERVGSNVISDRHFSYGDPQAAFERAPHRVKLVAHYPRNTCAPIECGVVIAEYLSGDEGYDVTSNFMGPFSLHAVMAMALNVPANRLRHKAPRDSGGSFGVKQAVFPYVVLMCLASRKAGAPVKWVEDRLEHLSAATSATARLSTLEAAVESDGRILALSYDQLEDVGGYVRAPEPATFYRMHGCLTGAYAIPNLAVRNRVVLTNKTPTGLVRGFGGPQVYFALERLIQRIAIELKLDVLDVYRRNFVPADAFPYRAAAGALLDSGNYQEALRLSNVEGGYEELVARRDAARKEGRLYGIGFAAIVEPSVSNMGYITTVMPPDARKKAGPKNGAIASATVSVDLLGGVVVTIASTPAGQGHMTVCAQVVADVLGLDPKDIVVNVEFDTHKDAWSVAAGNYSSRFAGAVAGTVHLAATRVRDKLSRILAKQFGCAVDDVRFERARIFPKDAEDRALPFARAASNAPHWAPALLPEGEEPGLRETVFWSPPHMDAPDEEDRINTSAAYGFAFDMCAVEVDRATGRVRIDRYVTAHDAGTLLNPALADGQIRGAFAQGLGAALMEEFRYGADGSFQSGTLADYLMPTTCEVPDPVIVHLETPSPFTPLGAKGLGEGNNMSTPPCIANAVADALGVDDIRLPLTPQKVMALIGIDDPEPSRPEYREAAATKPATPGGGKALTAQGTVDLPATPEAVFAVLLDPEALANVIPGCHALDETAPNQYRADVTVGVGIIKARFEARIGLSEIDAPRRLRLAGAGISPLGSARGNGLVELTPHGNGTRLAYDYEAQVSGKVAAVGGRMLEGAAKVVLRQLFESLGRQAAGKPVAERRSWIARLLGRFRRHA, from the coding sequence ATGAACCAGCGCGACACAGGATTCGCGGATATCAACGCACGCGTCGCTGACAACGCTGCCGCCGCGCCCGAGCGCCACGTCGGCCGTCCGATGCCGCGTTTCGAAGACCCGGCGATTCTGACGGGCCGAGGCCGCTACGGCGACGACCTCGCCGTGAAGCCGGGCACGCTGCAAGCCGCGATTCTGCGCTCGCCGCATGCGCACGCGGATATCGTGTCCATCGACACCGAAGCCGCATCGAAGCTGCACGGCGTGCGCGCCATTCTCACGCGCGACGACTTGCGTCCGTGGTCGCGGCCGTTCGTCGTCGGCGTGAAGTCGCCGATGGAGCAGTGGGCGCTCGCGATGGACCGCGTGCGCTATGTCGGCGAGCCGGTTGCAGTCGTGATGGCGGAATCGCGCGCCATTGCCGAAGATGCGATGGACCTCATCAAGGTCGAGTACGCGCTGCGCGATGCGGTCACGTCCATCGATCAGGCGGTGCAGGACGATTCGCCCGTACTGCACGAGCGCGTCGGCAGCAACGTGATCAGCGACCGGCATTTCAGCTATGGCGATCCGCAAGCCGCGTTCGAGCGCGCGCCGCATCGCGTGAAGCTCGTCGCGCACTATCCGCGCAATACGTGCGCGCCGATCGAATGCGGCGTGGTGATTGCCGAATACCTGTCGGGCGACGAAGGCTACGACGTCACGTCGAATTTCATGGGGCCGTTCTCGCTGCACGCCGTGATGGCGATGGCGCTCAACGTTCCCGCGAACCGTCTGCGTCATAAGGCTCCGCGCGATTCCGGCGGCAGCTTCGGCGTGAAGCAGGCGGTGTTTCCGTATGTCGTCTTGATGTGCCTCGCCTCGCGCAAGGCGGGCGCGCCGGTGAAATGGGTCGAGGACCGGCTCGAACACCTGAGCGCCGCGACCTCCGCGACCGCGCGCCTGTCCACCCTCGAAGCCGCCGTGGAAAGCGACGGCCGCATTCTCGCGCTCTCGTACGATCAACTGGAAGACGTGGGCGGCTACGTGCGCGCGCCCGAGCCCGCGACCTTCTACCGGATGCACGGCTGTCTGACGGGCGCATATGCGATCCCGAACCTCGCCGTGCGCAACCGCGTGGTGCTGACCAACAAGACGCCGACCGGCCTCGTGCGCGGCTTCGGCGGACCGCAAGTGTATTTCGCGCTGGAGCGGCTGATTCAGCGCATCGCCATCGAACTGAAGCTCGATGTGCTCGACGTGTACCGCCGCAACTTCGTTCCCGCCGATGCGTTCCCGTATCGCGCGGCAGCAGGCGCGCTGCTCGATTCGGGCAACTATCAGGAGGCGCTGCGCCTTTCGAACGTCGAGGGCGGCTACGAAGAACTCGTCGCGCGGCGCGACGCGGCCCGCAAGGAAGGGCGTCTCTACGGCATCGGCTTTGCGGCGATCGTCGAACCGTCCGTATCGAACATGGGCTATATCACGACCGTCATGCCGCCCGACGCGCGCAAGAAGGCCGGCCCGAAGAACGGCGCGATAGCCAGCGCGACCGTGAGCGTGGATCTGCTCGGCGGCGTGGTCGTCACGATTGCATCGACGCCGGCGGGACAGGGCCACATGACGGTGTGCGCGCAAGTCGTCGCGGATGTGCTCGGGCTGGACCCGAAGGACATCGTCGTGAACGTGGAATTCGACACGCACAAGGACGCGTGGTCCGTCGCGGCGGGCAACTATTCGAGCCGCTTCGCGGGCGCGGTGGCCGGCACGGTGCATCTCGCCGCGACGCGCGTGCGCGACAAGCTCTCGCGCATTCTCGCGAAGCAGTTCGGCTGTGCAGTGGATGACGTGCGCTTCGAGCGCGCGCGCATTTTCCCGAAGGATGCCGAAGACCGCGCGCTGCCGTTCGCGCGCGCGGCGAGCAACGCGCCGCACTGGGCGCCCGCGCTGCTGCCCGAAGGCGAAGAGCCAGGCTTGCGCGAGACTGTGTTCTGGTCGCCGCCGCACATGGACGCGCCCGATGAAGAGGACCGCATCAACACATCGGCGGCGTATGGCTTCGCGTTCGACATGTGTGCCGTCGAAGTGGATCGCGCGACGGGACGCGTGCGCATCGACCGCTACGTGACCGCGCACGACGCCGGCACGCTGCTGAATCCCGCGCTCGCGGACGGCCAGATTCGCGGCGCGTTCGCGCAAGGACTCGGCGCTGCTCTGATGGAAGAGTTCCGCTACGGCGCGGACGGCAGCTTCCAGTCGGGCACGCTCGCCGACTATCTGATGCCGACGACCTGCGAAGTGCCCGATCCGGTGATCGTTCATCTGGAAACGCCGTCGCCGTTCACGCCGCTCGGCGCGAAAGGGCTCGGCGAAGGCAACAACATGAGCACGCCGCCGTGCATCGCGAATGCGGTGGCGGATGCGCTCGGCGTCGACGACATTCGCCTGCCGCTCACGCCGCAAAAGGTGATGGCGCTGATCGGCATCGACGACCCAGAACCGTCGCGCCCCGAGTACCGCGAAGCAGCCGCGACGAAGCCCGCGACGCCGGGCGGCGGCAAGGCATTGACGGCGCAAGGCACGGTCGATCTGCCCGCGACGCCCGAAGCCGTGTTCGCCGTGCTGCTCGATCCGGAGGCGCTCGCCAACGTCATCCCCGGCTGTCACGCGCTGGACGAGACCGCGCCGAACCAGTATCGCGCGGACGTGACCGTGGGCGTCGGCATCATCAAGGCGCGTTTCGAAGCGCGCATCGGCTTGTCGGAGATCGACGCGCCGCGCCGCCTTCGTCTCGCGGGCGCGGGCATCTCGCCGCTCGGCAGCGCGCGCGGCAACGGTCTCGTCGAACTGACGCCGCACGGTAACGGCACGCGCCTCGCGTACGACTACGAAGCGCAGGTCTCGGGCAAGGTCGCGGCGGTCGGCGGACGCATGCTCGAAGGCGCGGCGAAGGTGGTGCTCAGGCAATTGTTCGAATCGCTCGGCCGGCAGGCGGCGGGCAAGCCGGTGGCAGAGCGCCGATCATGGATCGCGCGGCTGCTCGGCCGTTTCAGGAGGCATGCATGA
- a CDS encoding UbiX family flavin prenyltransferase has product MAERKKRIVVGISGASGAVIGVRLIAALRRLGTHETHLIVSASGAVTAAQELGLARADLDSLADVVHNVRDIGAAVASGSFLSDGMVIAPCSMKTLAAVANGFADNLLTRAADVMLKERRRLVLVARETPLNLAHLRNMTLATEMGAIVMPPVPAFYAHPQTIDDVVDHTVGRILDLFGIEHGEIARRWSGLADEFGSRAESKE; this is encoded by the coding sequence ATGGCTGAGCGAAAGAAGCGCATCGTCGTCGGCATCTCGGGCGCGAGCGGCGCGGTCATCGGCGTGCGTCTCATCGCCGCGCTGCGCCGGCTCGGCACGCACGAGACGCATCTGATCGTCTCGGCATCGGGCGCGGTCACGGCGGCGCAGGAACTCGGCCTCGCGCGCGCCGACCTCGATTCGCTGGCTGACGTCGTGCACAACGTGCGCGATATCGGCGCGGCGGTGGCGAGCGGTTCGTTCCTGAGCGACGGCATGGTGATTGCGCCGTGTTCGATGAAGACGCTCGCCGCGGTCGCGAACGGCTTCGCCGACAACCTGCTGACGCGCGCCGCCGACGTCATGCTCAAAGAGCGCCGCCGCCTCGTGCTGGTCGCGCGCGAGACGCCGCTCAACCTCGCGCATCTGCGCAACATGACGCTCGCGACCGAAATGGGCGCCATCGTGATGCCGCCCGTGCCCGCGTTTTACGCGCATCCGCAGACCATCGACGATGTGGTCGATCACACGGTCGGGCGCATTCTGGATTTGTTCGGCATCGAGCACGGCGAGATCGCGCGCCGCTGGAGCGGTCTCGCCGATGAATTCGGCAGCCGCGCCGAGAGCAAGGAGTGA
- a CDS encoding UbiD family decarboxylase yields MNTRDAATNGISSLAWAPEDVDAASLSLRDWLAHLAKTGRVATIDKPVALEHELAAIAKRLDGTRAAFFTRPGGHSVPVVSGFMAKRAWIAEAMGVEEAGLLARFSAAAAAPLASKVVERDDAPCQQVVHTNGIDLHALLPIPTHSEHDNGPYITAGLVIARNPRTGVQNVSINRIQVHGRDRMAILLLPRHLYAFQRAAEEAGDALDVAVAIGVDPLTMLASQAITPIDHDELEIAGALHGAPLPVVSCVTNGVHVPAFAEIIIEGRILPNVREPEGPFGEFPKYYSAKESREVIEVTAVTHRRDPIFHTIVPAEMEHLLLGGIPREATLLAHLQRSHPSVKDVHLSVGGVCRYHLWVQFDKKREGEAKNVILCAFGAHYDIKQVVVVDTDVDVHDPAEIEWAIATRFQADRDLVVVAGAQGSPLDPSTTVGLPDDAPAHLQGVSAKMGLDATRPVVYPAHVFTRVRIPGQDTVDLDALVANDNSALDAYLTRDHG; encoded by the coding sequence ATGAACACACGCGATGCCGCAACGAACGGCATTTCCTCACTGGCGTGGGCCCCCGAAGACGTTGACGCGGCCTCGCTCTCGCTGCGCGACTGGCTCGCGCATCTCGCGAAGACCGGACGCGTCGCGACCATCGACAAGCCCGTCGCGCTCGAACATGAACTCGCGGCCATCGCCAAACGGCTCGACGGCACGCGAGCAGCCTTCTTCACGCGTCCGGGCGGCCATTCGGTGCCGGTCGTGAGCGGCTTCATGGCGAAGCGCGCATGGATTGCCGAAGCAATGGGCGTCGAAGAAGCCGGGCTGCTCGCGCGATTTTCGGCTGCGGCCGCCGCGCCGCTCGCGTCGAAAGTGGTCGAGCGTGACGACGCGCCGTGCCAGCAAGTGGTGCATACGAACGGCATCGACCTGCACGCGCTATTGCCGATTCCCACGCACAGCGAGCACGACAACGGCCCGTACATCACGGCGGGTCTCGTGATCGCGCGCAATCCGCGCACGGGCGTGCAGAACGTGTCCATCAACCGTATTCAGGTGCATGGCCGCGACCGCATGGCGATTCTGCTGCTGCCGCGCCATCTGTACGCATTCCAGCGCGCCGCCGAAGAAGCGGGCGATGCGCTCGACGTGGCCGTCGCCATCGGCGTCGACCCGCTGACGATGCTCGCGTCGCAAGCCATCACGCCGATCGATCACGACGAGCTGGAAATCGCGGGCGCGCTGCACGGCGCGCCGCTGCCTGTCGTGTCGTGCGTGACGAACGGCGTGCATGTGCCGGCGTTCGCGGAGATCATCATCGAAGGGCGCATTCTGCCGAACGTGCGCGAACCCGAAGGCCCCTTCGGCGAGTTCCCGAAGTACTACAGCGCGAAGGAATCGCGCGAAGTCATCGAAGTGACGGCGGTCACGCATCGGCGCGACCCGATCTTTCATACGATCGTGCCGGCCGAGATGGAGCATCTGCTGCTCGGCGGGATCCCGCGCGAAGCCACGCTGCTCGCGCATCTTCAGCGCAGCCATCCTTCGGTCAAGGACGTGCATCTTTCGGTGGGCGGCGTGTGCCGCTATCACCTGTGGGTGCAGTTCGACAAGAAGCGCGAAGGCGAGGCGAAGAATGTGATTCTCTGCGCGTTCGGCGCGCACTACGACATCAAGCAGGTCGTCGTCGTGGATACCGATGTGGACGTGCATGATCCCGCCGAAATCGAATGGGCGATTGCCACGCGCTTTCAGGCCGACCGCGATCTCGTCGTGGTGGCGGGCGCGCAAGGCTCGCCGCTCGATCCTTCGACGACGGTCGGCCTGCCCGACGACGCGCCCGCGCATCTGCAAGGCGTGAGCGCGAAGATGGGCCTCGACGCCACGCGCCCGGTCGTTTATCCGGCGCACGTCTTCACGCGCGTGCGGATTCCGGGACAAGACACCGTCGATCTGGATGCGCTCGTCGCGAATGACAACAGCGCGCTCGACGCCTACCTCACGCGCGATCATGGCTGA
- a CDS encoding LysR family transcriptional regulator has protein sequence MDLKQIQYFIALFEDGSVTRAAKRLNIVQPALSMQIAKLEDELHQQLFERGAHGMAPTAAGRLMYRLFLPIMRDLAHARQQLVQRDEVVTGHVGIGLIASVTESVLADSLSRFHARYPDVEVTVADGYSATFIDWVAGGQLDAAIINKPRARLSLDSRPLLDEEMVLATSAAHGPDLPHAIELAQLPELELVLPTKRHGLRGVLDSAAQHEDVLLAPRFEIDVLSTILKLVEHTRFATILPRIVVERAARHGTLRACPILAPRIVRHIVCVSHPRRPLSAAAEALIAIIGDELHQASNISVSDTSPQ, from the coding sequence ATGGACCTCAAGCAAATCCAGTACTTCATCGCGCTTTTCGAAGACGGCTCCGTCACGCGTGCGGCCAAGCGCCTGAACATCGTGCAGCCCGCGTTGAGCATGCAGATCGCCAAGCTCGAAGACGAACTGCATCAGCAACTCTTCGAACGGGGCGCGCACGGCATGGCGCCGACCGCGGCGGGGCGGCTCATGTATCGCCTCTTTCTGCCGATCATGCGCGACCTCGCGCACGCGCGGCAGCAACTCGTGCAGCGCGATGAAGTCGTGACGGGACACGTGGGCATCGGGCTGATCGCGTCGGTCACGGAGAGCGTGCTCGCGGACTCGCTTTCGCGTTTTCATGCGCGCTATCCGGATGTCGAAGTGACCGTCGCCGATGGCTACAGCGCGACCTTCATCGACTGGGTGGCGGGCGGCCAACTGGATGCGGCGATCATCAACAAGCCGCGCGCGCGCCTTTCGCTCGATTCGCGCCCGCTGCTCGACGAAGAGATGGTGCTCGCAACCAGCGCCGCGCACGGCCCCGACTTGCCCCACGCGATAGAACTGGCGCAGTTGCCGGAGCTCGAACTCGTCTTGCCGACCAAGCGCCACGGTCTGCGCGGCGTGCTCGACAGCGCCGCGCAACACGAAGACGTGCTGCTCGCGCCGCGCTTCGAAATCGACGTGCTCTCCACCATTCTCAAGCTCGTCGAGCACACGCGCTTTGCGACGATTCTTCCGCGCATCGTGGTCGAACGCGCCGCGCGGCACGGCACCTTGCGCGCGTGCCCCATTCTCGCGCCGCGCATCGTGCGCCATATCGTGTGCGTGAGTCATCCGCGCCGGCCGCTGAGCGCGGCAGCGGAGGCGCTCATCGCGATCATCGGCGACGAACTGCATCAAGCATCTAATATTTCGGTGTCCGATACATCACCCCAATGA
- a CDS encoding aldehyde dehydrogenase family protein: protein MNALHWIGGEWAGTPTLDSIDPATGEAIGQYADGGAHEADAAIAAARHVFHRTTWAQDARLRQDVLLAWAAALEQQRDALATLLTRENGKAIAQSRGEIAGAISEVRYYAGLARHIAGHVLEPEPGTISTMLREAAGVAAIIVPWNAPAVLLVRSLAPALAAGCTAVVKPAAQTSLVTAAMLRCFEHTALPKGAVNLVNEQAHAASQRLADSHDVDVVSFTGSTATGKKIMAAAADSMKKLSLELGGKSCCLVFDDADIAAIAPRLARAATIISGQQCTAARRVLVHASRAAEMREHLAGALAALKVRPGIEPATDIGALVDAPTRDAVDCTIERACDMADRVLLRGARSGHAFLSPTLVEHDDPKAFFCQDEIFGPFVTLEVFESEQEALAKANDTVFGLSASVWTHDGPRAFRMARALRNGTVWINDHNKLFAEAETGGYRQSGLGRLHGYDALADFTEIKHICMPSGVAQGIAPLR from the coding sequence ATGAACGCATTGCACTGGATAGGCGGCGAATGGGCCGGCACGCCGACGCTCGACAGCATCGACCCCGCGACGGGCGAAGCCATCGGCCAATACGCCGACGGCGGCGCGCACGAAGCGGACGCCGCCATTGCCGCCGCGCGCCATGTGTTCCACCGCACGACGTGGGCGCAGGACGCGCGTTTGCGCCAGGACGTGCTGCTTGCGTGGGCCGCGGCGCTCGAACAGCAGCGCGATGCGCTGGCGACGCTGCTCACGCGCGAAAATGGCAAGGCGATTGCGCAATCGCGCGGCGAGATTGCGGGCGCCATATCGGAGGTGCGCTATTACGCGGGGCTCGCGCGGCATATCGCGGGTCACGTCCTCGAACCGGAACCCGGCACCATTTCCACGATGCTGCGCGAAGCCGCGGGCGTCGCGGCGATCATCGTGCCGTGGAACGCGCCGGCCGTGCTGCTCGTGCGCTCGCTCGCGCCCGCGCTCGCGGCAGGCTGCACGGCGGTCGTGAAACCGGCCGCGCAGACCTCGCTCGTCACGGCCGCGATGCTGCGCTGCTTCGAGCACACCGCGTTGCCTAAGGGCGCAGTCAACCTCGTGAACGAACAGGCGCACGCCGCCAGTCAACGGCTCGCCGATTCGCACGACGTCGACGTGGTGAGCTTCACGGGATCGACCGCGACCGGCAAGAAGATCATGGCCGCGGCGGCGGACAGCATGAAGAAGCTCTCGCTCGAACTCGGCGGCAAGTCGTGCTGCCTCGTGTTCGACGATGCCGATATCGCCGCCATCGCGCCGCGTCTCGCGCGCGCCGCGACCATCATCTCCGGTCAGCAATGCACGGCCGCGCGTCGCGTGCTGGTGCATGCGTCGCGCGCGGCCGAAATGCGCGAGCATCTCGCGGGCGCGCTCGCCGCGCTGAAAGTGCGACCGGGCATCGAGCCGGCGACGGATATTGGCGCGCTCGTCGATGCGCCCACGCGCGATGCAGTGGACTGCACCATCGAACGCGCATGCGACATGGCGGATCGCGTGCTGTTGCGCGGCGCGCGCTCGGGCCACGCGTTCCTTTCGCCGACGCTGGTGGAGCATGACGACCCGAAGGCGTTCTTCTGCCAGGACGAAATCTTCGGGCCGTTCGTCACGCTGGAAGTATTCGAGAGCGAGCAGGAAGCCCTCGCGAAGGCCAATGACACGGTCTTCGGCCTGTCGGCCAGCGTATGGACGCACGACGGCCCGCGCGCCTTTCGCATGGCGCGTGCGCTGCGTAACGGCACGGTCTGGATCAACGACCACAACAAGCTCTTCGCGGAAGCGGAAACCGGCGGATACCGGCAAAGCGGCCTCGGGCGTCTGCATGGCTACGACGCGCTCGCCGACTTCACCGAGATCAAGCATATCTGCATGCCGTCCGGCGTCGCGCAAGGTATCGCTCCGTTGCGCTGA